One Felis catus isolate Fca126 chromosome D3, F.catus_Fca126_mat1.0, whole genome shotgun sequence DNA segment encodes these proteins:
- the MEX3C gene encoding RNA-binding E3 ubiquitin-protein ligase MEX3C translates to MPSGSSAALALAAAPAPLPQPPPPPPLPPPSGGPELEGDGLLLRERLAALGLEDPSPAEPGTPALRAAAAAAQGQARRAAGLSPEERAPPGRPGAPEAAELELEEDEEEEEGEEAELDGDLLEEEELEEAEEEDRQSLLLLSPPATATSQTQPIPGGSLGSVLLPAAGFDAREAAAAAAAAGVLYGGDDAQGMMAAMLSHAYGPGGCGAAAAAALNGEQAALLRRKSVNTTECVPVPSSEHVAEIVGRQGCKIKALRAKTNTYIKTPVRGEEPIFVVTGRKEDVAMAKREILSAAEHFSMIRASRNKNGPALGGLSCSPNLPGQTTVQVRVPYRVVGLVVGPKGATIKRIQQQTHTYIVTPSRDKEPVFEVTGMPENVDRAREEIEMHIAMRTGNYIELNEENDFHYNGTDVSFEGGTLGSAWLSSNPVPPSRARMISNYRNDSSSSLGSGSTDSYFGSNRLADFSPTSPFSTGNFWFGDTLPSVGSEDLAVDSPAFDSLPTSAQTIWTPFEPVNPLSGFGSDPSGNMKTQRRGSQPSTPRLSPTFPESIEHPLARRVRSDPPSTGNHVGLPIYIPAFSNGTNSYSSSNGGSTSSSPPESRRKHDCVICFENEVIAALVPCGHNLFCMECANKICEKRTPSCPVCQTAVTQAIQIHS, encoded by the exons ATGCCGAGCGGCAGCTCCGCGGCCCTGGCCCTGGCGGCGGCCCCGGCCCCCctgccgcagccgccgccgccgccgccgctgccgccgccctCGGGCGGCCCGGAGCTGGAGGGGGACGGGCTCCTGCTGAGGGAGCGCCTGGCCGCGCTAGGCCTCGAAGACCCCAGCCCGGCGGAGCCCGGCACCCCGGCGCTtcgggccgcggcggcggcggcgcagggCCAGGCCCGGCGGGCGGCGGGGCTGTCTCCGGAGGAGCGGGCTCCGCCCGGCCGGCCCGGGGCCCCGGAGGCGGCcgagctggagctggaggaggacgaggaggaggaggagggggaggaagcgGAGCTGGACGGAGActtgctggaggaggaggagctggaggaggcagaggaggaggaccGACAGTCGCTGCTGCTGCTGTCGCCGCCCGCGACCGCCACCTCCCAGACCCAGCCGATCCCGGGCGGGTCCCTGGGGTCGGTGCTGCTGCCCGCCGCCGGCTTCGATGCCCGGGaggcggccgcggcggccgcggcggcggggGTGCTCTACGGAGGGGACGATGCCCAGGGCATGATGGCGGCGATGCTGTCCCACGCCTACGGCCCCGGCGGctgcggggcggcggcggcggccgcccTAAACGGGGAGCAGGCGGCCCTGCTCCGGAGGAAGAGCGTCAACACCACCGAGTGCGTCCCGGTGCCCAGCTCCGAGCATGTCGCCGAGATTGTCGGTCGCCAGG GTTGTAAAATTAAAGCACTGAGAGCCAAGACAAACACATATATCAAGACACCTGTTCGTGGTGAGGAGCCCATTTTTGTTGTCACTGGACGGAAAGAAGATGTTGCCATGGCCAAAAGAGAGATTCTCTCAGCTGCAGAGCACTTCTCCATGATTCGTGCATCTCGAAACAAAAATGGCCCTGCCCTGGGAGGATTGTCGTGTAGTCCAAATCTGCCCGGTCAAACCACGGTTCAAGTGAGGGTCCCCTATCGTGTCGTGGGATTGGTAGTTGGACCGAAAGGAGCAACTATTAAAAGAATTCAGCAGCAGACCCACACATACATAGTAACCCCAAGCAGAGATAAGGAGCCTGTCTTTGAAGTGACAGGGATGCCCGAAAATGTCGACCGAGCgcgagaagaaatagaaatgcatATTGCCATGCGTACAGGAAACTATATTGAGCTCAACGAAGAGAATGATTTCCATTACAATGGTACCGACGTAAGCTTTGAAGGTGGCACTCTTGGCTCTGCGTGGCTCTCCTCCAATCCGGTTCCTCCTAGCCGCGCAAGAATGATCTCCAATTACCGAAACGATAGTTCCAGTTCTCTGGGAAGCGGCTCCACAGATTCCTACTTTGGAAGCAATAGGCTGGCTGACTTTAGTCCAACGAGCCCATTTAGCACAGGGAACTTTTGGTTTGGAGATACACTACCATCTGTAGGCTCAGAAGATCTTGCGGTTGATTCTCCTGCCTTTGACTCTTTACCAACATCTGCTCAAACTATCTGGACCCCCTTTGAACCAGTTAACCCACTCTCTGGCTTTGGGAGTGATCCTTCTGGTAACATGAAGACTCAGCGTAGAGGAAGTCAGCCATCTACTCCTCGTCTGTCTCCTACGTTTCCCGAGAGCATTGAACACCCACTTGCTCGGAGGGTTAGGAGCGACCCACCTAGTACAGGCAACCATGTCGGCCTTCCAATATACATCCCTGCTTTTTCTAATGGTACCAATAGTTACTCTTCTTCCAATGGTGGTTCCACCTCTAGCTCACCTCCAGAATCGAGACGAAAGCACGATTGTGTGATTTGCTTTGAGAATGAAGTTATTGCTGCCCTAGTTCCATGTGGCCACAACCTCTTCTGCATGGAATGTGCCAACAAGATCTGTGAAAAGAGAACGCCATCATGTCCAGTTTGCCAGACAGCTGTTACTCAGGCAATCCAGATTCACtcttaa